The Amycolatopsis mongoliensis genome includes a window with the following:
- a CDS encoding DUF488 domain-containing protein codes for MQPTVVRVARLADPAGPADGVRVLVERRWPRGTVRTAVVLDGWYRGLAPSDELRTWYGHDPGRFAEFAERYRAELREPDRVAALERLRELAAGGPVTLLTASGSPPISQAAVLAEVLTGEG; via the coding sequence ATGCAGCCGACGGTCGTCCGGGTGGCGCGCCTGGCCGACCCGGCCGGGCCCGCCGACGGCGTCCGCGTGCTGGTGGAGCGGCGCTGGCCGCGCGGCACCGTCCGCACGGCGGTGGTCCTGGACGGCTGGTACCGCGGACTGGCCCCCTCCGACGAGCTGCGCACCTGGTACGGCCACGATCCCGGGCGGTTCGCGGAGTTCGCCGAGCGCTACCGCGCGGAGCTGCGGGAGCCGGACCGGGTGGCGGCGCTGGAGCGGCTGCGGGAGCTGGCGGCGGGTGGGCCGGTGACGTTGCTGACGGCGAGCGGGTCGCCGCCGATCAGCCAGGCGGCGGTGCTGGCCGAGGTGCTCACCGGCGAAGGGTGA
- a CDS encoding glycoside hydrolase family 2 protein, with protein MAEEKPRVSRRGFLAASGAALLGVAAVGTVAGSAGLGEPDPDAVRLGDFWLFGRYEDGCADLGFDETDLAPVQLPHCVTPLSWTGWQPSSWQDRWIYRKHFTVTAAMTAERVRARFEGVMTNAAVYLNGGLVATHEGGYLPFEVELPQVTVGDNVLAVVVDGRWQLDVPPNLPAAAGPAAIDFYQPAGIYRQAAIAAVPRTRLADVFARPVDVLDPARSLHLTCELDTTVAIGQPLQVTASVRQAGRELARGATVVPPMPVGTRTVEFDVGGLGAVRLWDVEDPALCDVVVSVQSGPRALDQQVVRIGFREAKFTPDGFFLNGRRLKLFGLNRHQWYPFAGGALPDRVQRRDAEILRRELNCTMVRCSHYPQSSAFLDACDELGLLVWEEIPGWGRIGDAAWQQQNFRDVSGMITRDRNHPSIVVWGTRVNEANGTTAMYGRTGRLARQLDPSRPTSGALASTTGARFAGSDVEVLAYNDYTARRGAPFQLRPPRAGVPYLVTETIGTLAGARTYRRTDPAATQQLQAELHAKAHDLAAADDRYCGLLAWCAFDYPSGWQRSMGGSKFAGVSDFFRIPKPAAAFYASQGDPRVRAVVEPGFAWDFTAQPGGPGRGATIWSNCDRLLLFLDDRPAGEARSRRADFPHLRYPPFAADLTVPRGQRPQLRIDGYLGDRLVVSRRFSGDRSRDVLGCVPDDTQLRADGGDATRVVVSASDRFGTVRAGATGKVTLTLTGPGELVGDRTVDLGATGGAAAVWLRPFAGPPGTLTLTARHDTLGTATATVNTTASGSEGGSRS; from the coding sequence ATGGCCGAGGAGAAGCCGCGGGTGTCGCGGCGCGGGTTCCTCGCCGCGAGCGGGGCCGCGCTGCTCGGGGTGGCGGCCGTCGGCACCGTCGCCGGGTCGGCCGGGCTCGGCGAGCCCGACCCGGATGCCGTGCGTCTGGGCGATTTCTGGCTGTTCGGGCGCTATGAAGACGGGTGCGCCGACCTCGGCTTCGACGAGACCGACCTTGCGCCGGTGCAGCTCCCCCACTGCGTGACGCCGCTTTCGTGGACCGGCTGGCAGCCGTCGTCCTGGCAGGACCGGTGGATCTACCGCAAGCACTTCACCGTGACGGCCGCGATGACGGCCGAGCGCGTCCGCGCCCGCTTCGAGGGCGTCATGACGAACGCGGCGGTCTACCTCAACGGCGGGCTCGTCGCCACCCACGAAGGCGGCTACCTGCCCTTCGAGGTGGAGCTGCCGCAGGTGACCGTGGGCGACAACGTCCTCGCCGTGGTCGTCGACGGCCGCTGGCAGCTCGACGTCCCGCCCAACCTGCCCGCTGCCGCGGGGCCGGCGGCGATCGACTTCTACCAGCCGGCCGGGATCTACCGGCAGGCCGCGATCGCCGCCGTGCCGCGGACCCGGCTGGCCGACGTCTTCGCCCGCCCGGTCGACGTCCTGGATCCCGCCCGGTCGCTGCACCTGACGTGCGAACTGGACACGACGGTCGCGATCGGACAGCCCCTGCAGGTGACCGCGTCGGTGCGGCAGGCCGGCCGGGAGCTGGCCCGCGGCGCCACCGTCGTCCCGCCGATGCCGGTCGGCACCCGGACCGTCGAGTTCGACGTGGGCGGACTGGGCGCGGTCCGGCTGTGGGACGTCGAGGACCCGGCGCTCTGCGACGTCGTGGTGAGCGTCCAGTCCGGGCCGCGGGCACTCGACCAGCAGGTCGTGCGGATCGGGTTCCGCGAGGCGAAGTTCACCCCGGACGGCTTCTTCCTCAACGGGCGCCGGCTCAAGCTGTTCGGCCTCAACCGGCACCAGTGGTACCCGTTCGCCGGTGGTGCGCTGCCCGACCGCGTCCAGCGGCGCGACGCCGAGATCCTGCGGCGTGAGCTGAACTGCACCATGGTCCGCTGCTCGCACTACCCGCAGTCGAGCGCGTTCCTCGACGCGTGTGACGAGCTGGGCCTGCTGGTGTGGGAGGAGATCCCCGGCTGGGGCCGGATCGGGGACGCCGCCTGGCAGCAGCAGAACTTCCGGGACGTCTCGGGGATGATCACCCGGGACCGCAACCACCCGAGCATCGTCGTGTGGGGCACCCGCGTGAACGAGGCCAACGGCACGACGGCGATGTACGGCCGGACCGGGCGGCTCGCACGGCAGCTCGACCCGTCCCGGCCGACGAGCGGTGCCCTGGCCAGCACCACGGGCGCGCGGTTCGCCGGCAGCGACGTCGAGGTGCTGGCCTACAACGACTACACCGCGCGCCGCGGCGCGCCCTTCCAGCTGCGCCCGCCGCGCGCGGGAGTCCCGTACCTGGTCACCGAGACCATCGGCACGCTGGCCGGCGCCCGCACCTACCGCCGCACGGACCCGGCCGCCACCCAGCAGCTGCAGGCCGAGCTGCACGCGAAGGCCCACGATCTGGCCGCCGCCGACGACCGCTACTGCGGGCTGCTCGCGTGGTGCGCGTTCGACTACCCGTCGGGCTGGCAGCGCTCGATGGGCGGGTCGAAGTTCGCCGGCGTCTCGGACTTCTTCCGGATCCCCAAGCCCGCGGCGGCGTTCTACGCCTCGCAGGGCGACCCGCGGGTCCGGGCGGTCGTCGAGCCGGGCTTCGCCTGGGACTTCACCGCCCAGCCGGGCGGGCCGGGCCGGGGCGCGACGATCTGGTCGAACTGCGACCGGCTCCTGCTGTTCCTCGACGACCGGCCCGCGGGCGAGGCCCGCAGCCGCCGCGCGGACTTCCCGCACCTGCGGTACCCGCCGTTCGCGGCCGACCTGACGGTGCCCCGCGGGCAGCGTCCCCAGCTGCGCATCGACGGCTACCTGGGTGACCGGCTGGTGGTCTCCCGGCGGTTCAGCGGCGACCGGAGCCGGGACGTGCTGGGCTGCGTCCCGGACGACACGCAGCTGCGCGCCGACGGCGGCGACGCGACCCGGGTGGTGGTGTCGGCATCGGACCGCTTCGGGACGGTGCGCGCGGGCGCGACCGGGAAGGTGACGCTGACCCTGACCGGCCCGGGCGAGCTGGTCGGCGACCGAACGGTGGACCTGGGCGCGACGGGCGGCGCGGCGGCGGTGTGGCTGCGGCCGTTCGCGGGGCCGCCGGGGACGCTGACGCTGACCGCCCGGCACGACACCCTCGGCACGGCCACCGCGACGGTGAACACGACCGCGAGCGGCTCGGAAGGCGGGTCGCGGTCGTGA
- a CDS encoding LacI family DNA-binding transcriptional regulator, translated as MTVQESGAEPKAAGMKDVAAAAGVSLGTVSNVLNRPDRVSPATRAKVEAAMADLRFVRNESARQLRAGRSRVLAYVMLDGSNPFFTDVAAGMEDAADAADDGGLSLFLCNSAHQPSREAAYLGRLEQQRVQGILITPVDPDAPLLHEIAHRGTPVVVVDRTPGGTTHCSVAVDDVYGGEIAVRHLVEQGHDRIAFIGNHTTVGQVRDRRLGALRALRAAGLGPDHLVDLTTTALTVADGRGAGERLAGLPASIRPTAAFCANDLVALGLLQTCANLRMNVPDDLAIVGYDDIEFAAAAAVPLTSVRQPRRRLGRTAAELLLAESEPGHEHRQVVFTPELVVRASTLR; from the coding sequence ATGACGGTCCAGGAGTCCGGCGCCGAGCCGAAGGCGGCAGGCATGAAGGACGTCGCCGCGGCTGCCGGTGTCTCCCTCGGCACGGTGTCCAACGTGCTCAACCGGCCCGACCGCGTCAGCCCCGCCACGCGCGCGAAGGTCGAGGCCGCGATGGCCGACCTCCGGTTCGTGCGCAACGAATCCGCGCGGCAGCTGCGAGCCGGGCGCAGCCGCGTGCTGGCGTACGTCATGCTCGACGGCAGCAACCCCTTCTTCACCGACGTCGCGGCCGGCATGGAAGACGCCGCGGACGCCGCCGACGACGGCGGCCTCTCGCTGTTCCTCTGCAACAGTGCCCACCAGCCGTCGCGGGAGGCGGCCTACCTCGGGCGCCTCGAACAGCAGCGGGTGCAGGGCATCCTCATCACGCCGGTCGACCCGGACGCCCCGCTGCTGCACGAGATCGCGCACCGCGGCACGCCGGTGGTGGTCGTCGACCGCACGCCCGGCGGCACCACGCACTGCTCGGTCGCGGTCGACGACGTCTACGGCGGCGAGATCGCCGTCCGGCACCTGGTCGAGCAGGGCCACGACCGCATCGCGTTCATCGGCAACCACACGACGGTCGGGCAGGTCCGCGACCGGCGGCTGGGCGCGTTGCGGGCCCTGCGCGCGGCCGGACTCGGTCCGGACCACCTGGTCGATCTCACCACGACGGCCCTGACCGTGGCCGACGGCCGCGGCGCGGGCGAGCGGCTGGCGGGGCTGCCGGCGTCGATCCGCCCGACCGCGGCGTTCTGCGCCAACGACCTGGTCGCCCTCGGCCTCCTGCAGACGTGCGCGAACCTGCGCATGAACGTCCCGGACGACCTGGCGATCGTCGGCTACGACGACATCGAGTTCGCGGCGGCGGCCGCGGTCCCGCTGACGTCGGTCCGCCAGCCCCGGCGCCGCCTGGGCCGCACGGCGGCCGAGCTGCTGCTGGCGGAGTCCGAACCGGGCCACGAGCACCGGCAGGTCGTCTTCACCCCCGAACTGGTGGTCCGGGCCTCTACTCTGCGCTGA
- a CDS encoding sugar ABC transporter ATP-binding protein has translation MTRQDPGRAPLLEVRGVTKSFGAVAAVAGVSFGLYPGEAHALVGENGAGKSTIVKMLAGVHKPDDGTLLLDGQPVEFGSPADAKAAGIAVIYQEPTLFPDLSVAENIVMGRHPRKGLGRIDRAAIRAEAERLFTRLGVRIDPARPARGLSIADQQIVEIAKALSADARVLVMDEPTAALSRVEVERLFTVARTLRQEGAAIMFISHRFEEITELCQRVTIMRDGKHVSTDLVADVTVEDMVKRMVGRDLEALFPKQDVEPGAVVLEVEGLAREGVFRDISFSVRAGEIVAFAGLVGSGRSEVVQAVFGVDERDAGVVKIGGKKLKAHSSRAAMAAGMALVPEDRRQQGLIMDLSIERNVTLPRSRALSKLGFLTGASERQEARRWTERLRTKYRRLGDPVGTLSGGNQQKVVLAKWLAMAPKVLIVDEPTRGIDVGTKAEVHRLMSALAAEGVAIVMVSSELPEVLGMADRVLVMREGRLVAELPRADATEDAVMFAAMGQGAAA, from the coding sequence ATGACGCGGCAGGACCCGGGCCGAGCCCCTCTGCTGGAGGTGCGCGGCGTGACCAAGTCGTTCGGCGCCGTCGCGGCGGTCGCCGGGGTGAGCTTCGGCCTGTACCCCGGCGAGGCCCACGCGCTGGTCGGCGAGAACGGTGCCGGCAAGTCCACGATCGTGAAGATGCTCGCCGGGGTGCACAAGCCCGACGACGGCACGCTGCTGCTGGACGGGCAGCCGGTGGAGTTCGGCTCGCCGGCCGACGCGAAGGCCGCCGGCATCGCGGTGATCTACCAGGAACCGACGCTGTTCCCCGACCTGTCGGTCGCGGAGAACATCGTGATGGGCCGCCACCCGCGCAAAGGTCTCGGCCGCATCGACCGGGCCGCCATCCGCGCCGAGGCCGAACGGCTCTTCACCCGCCTCGGCGTCCGGATCGACCCGGCCCGCCCGGCACGCGGGCTGTCGATCGCCGACCAGCAGATCGTGGAGATCGCCAAGGCGCTCAGCGCCGACGCCCGCGTGCTCGTGATGGACGAACCGACCGCCGCGCTGAGCCGCGTCGAGGTCGAGCGGCTCTTCACCGTCGCGCGGACGCTGCGCCAGGAAGGTGCGGCGATCATGTTCATCTCGCACCGGTTCGAGGAGATCACCGAGCTGTGCCAGCGCGTGACGATCATGCGCGACGGCAAGCACGTCTCCACCGACCTGGTCGCCGACGTCACGGTCGAGGACATGGTGAAGCGCATGGTCGGCCGCGACCTGGAGGCGCTGTTCCCCAAGCAGGACGTCGAACCCGGCGCGGTGGTCCTGGAGGTCGAAGGCCTGGCCAGGGAAGGCGTCTTCCGCGACATCTCCTTCTCGGTGCGCGCGGGGGAGATCGTCGCGTTCGCCGGGCTCGTCGGGTCCGGGCGCTCGGAAGTCGTCCAGGCCGTCTTCGGCGTCGACGAGCGCGACGCCGGTGTCGTCAAGATCGGCGGCAAGAAGCTCAAGGCGCACTCGTCGCGGGCCGCGATGGCCGCCGGGATGGCGCTGGTCCCCGAAGACCGGCGCCAGCAGGGCCTGATCATGGACCTCTCCATCGAGCGGAACGTGACGCTGCCGCGGTCCCGCGCGCTCTCGAAGCTCGGTTTCCTGACCGGCGCGAGCGAGCGGCAGGAGGCCCGGCGCTGGACCGAGCGCCTGCGCACCAAGTACCGCCGCCTCGGCGACCCGGTCGGCACGCTCTCGGGCGGCAACCAGCAGAAGGTCGTGCTGGCCAAGTGGCTCGCGATGGCACCGAAGGTGCTGATCGTGGACGAGCCGACCCGCGGCATCGACGTCGGCACGAAGGCCGAGGTGCACCGGCTGATGTCGGCGCTCGCGGCCGAAGGCGTCGCGATCGTCATGGTGTCCTCGGAGCTGCCGGAGGTGCTCGGCATGGCCGACCGCGTGCTCGTGATGCGGGAGGGCAGGCTCGTCGCCGAGCTCCCGCGCGCGGACGCGACCGAAGACGCCGTCATGTTCGCCGCGATGGGCCAGGGAGCCGCCGCATGA
- a CDS encoding ABC transporter permease: MTVTKEAPVAGEPTVHPRRSWTANVFKARESGIVLALIVLVAFTATQNSRFLSGQSIRDILLGTAILAVLAVGQAIVMITRNIDLSVGSVLGLAAFAVGSLMRDNPGLPVIVALLAGLGVGAVCGLVNGALVRFGQVPALVVTLGTLYAYRGVSYFWAGGQQINADKLPASFLDFGTASVLGVPWLVLIALLVLVAAGIVLRSYPAGRELYAMGSSPQAAQLAGIRVGRNTTAAFLVSGALAGLAGVLFAARFGTVDAAAGTGYELNVVAAAVVGGVAVFGGSGSAWGAGLGALLLTVIGSALAVLDINQFWQQAIVGALILLAIGADRLVAVRVAKALKKRDSHV; encoded by the coding sequence ATGACCGTCACCAAGGAGGCACCCGTGGCCGGGGAGCCGACCGTCCACCCGCGACGGTCGTGGACCGCGAACGTGTTCAAGGCCCGCGAATCCGGCATCGTCCTCGCGCTGATCGTGCTGGTCGCGTTCACCGCGACGCAGAACTCCCGGTTCCTGTCCGGGCAGAGCATCCGCGACATCCTGCTGGGCACGGCCATCCTCGCGGTGCTCGCCGTCGGGCAGGCGATCGTGATGATCACCCGCAACATCGACCTGTCGGTCGGCTCGGTGCTCGGCCTCGCCGCCTTCGCCGTCGGCTCGCTGATGCGCGACAACCCCGGCCTGCCGGTGATCGTCGCGCTGCTGGCCGGTCTCGGCGTCGGCGCGGTCTGCGGGCTGGTGAACGGCGCGCTGGTCCGGTTCGGCCAGGTGCCCGCGCTGGTCGTCACGCTCGGCACGCTCTACGCCTACCGCGGCGTCAGCTACTTCTGGGCCGGCGGCCAGCAGATCAACGCCGACAAGCTGCCCGCGTCCTTCCTCGACTTCGGCACCGCGTCGGTGCTCGGCGTGCCGTGGCTGGTGCTGATCGCCCTGCTGGTCCTGGTCGCCGCCGGGATCGTGCTCCGCAGCTACCCGGCCGGGCGCGAGCTGTACGCGATGGGGTCGAGCCCGCAGGCCGCGCAGCTGGCCGGCATCCGGGTCGGCCGCAACACCACCGCGGCGTTCCTGGTCAGCGGCGCGCTCGCCGGACTCGCCGGGGTGCTGTTCGCCGCCCGGTTCGGCACCGTGGACGCGGCCGCCGGCACCGGCTACGAGCTGAACGTCGTCGCCGCGGCCGTGGTCGGCGGGGTCGCGGTGTTCGGCGGCAGCGGCTCGGCCTGGGGCGCGGGCCTCGGCGCGCTGCTGCTGACGGTCATCGGCAGCGCCCTGGCCGTGCTCGACATCAACCAGTTCTGGCAGCAGGCGATCGTCGGCGCGCTGATCCTGCTGGCCATCGGCGCCGACCGGCTCGTCGCGGTCCGGGTCGCTAAGGCACTGAAGAAGAGGGACTCCCATGTCTGA
- a CDS encoding ABC transporter permease, producing the protein MSDQGNRLGRLLSWDAAVVLVTVTVLIVASGAVENFGTSRNFTFLLLDLLPIALVALPMTFIIVTGEIDLSVASTLGLTSAVMGSLWDAGLSIETIIPLCIVLGAVLGALNGFFVTVLKLPSLAVTIGTLALYRGLAFVVLGDGAVADFPRAYTSWVTGTLGDGPIPNVLVPLAVVALVFGVVLHATPIGRGVFAAGAGEQAARFAGIRTGRLKFWLYVVSGAVAGVAGVLWTLRYSSARADNGYGLELAVVAAVLLGGVSIFGGKGTLPGVLAGVVLLASLQNALRLQDVSNEALNIVTGVLLIVSVLLPNIVSSARTALRRRHRATAPSAVSPER; encoded by the coding sequence ATGTCTGACCAAGGGAACCGGCTCGGCCGGCTGCTCAGCTGGGACGCCGCCGTCGTCCTGGTGACGGTCACCGTCCTGATCGTCGCCTCCGGCGCCGTCGAGAACTTCGGCACCAGCCGCAACTTCACCTTCCTGCTGCTCGACCTGCTGCCGATCGCGCTGGTCGCGCTGCCGATGACGTTCATCATCGTGACCGGCGAGATCGACCTGTCGGTGGCGAGCACGCTCGGGCTGACGTCCGCGGTGATGGGGTCGCTGTGGGACGCGGGCCTGTCGATCGAGACGATCATCCCGCTCTGCATCGTCCTCGGCGCGGTCCTCGGCGCGCTGAACGGCTTCTTCGTCACCGTGCTGAAGCTGCCTTCGCTCGCCGTCACGATCGGCACGCTCGCGCTCTACCGCGGGCTCGCGTTCGTCGTGCTCGGCGACGGCGCGGTGGCCGACTTCCCGCGGGCCTACACCAGCTGGGTCACCGGGACCCTCGGCGACGGCCCGATCCCGAACGTGCTGGTCCCGCTGGCCGTGGTGGCCCTGGTCTTCGGCGTCGTGCTGCACGCGACGCCGATCGGCCGCGGCGTCTTCGCGGCCGGCGCGGGCGAGCAGGCGGCCCGGTTCGCCGGGATCCGCACCGGGCGGCTCAAGTTCTGGCTGTACGTCGTGAGCGGCGCGGTCGCCGGGGTCGCCGGGGTCCTGTGGACCCTGCGCTACTCCAGTGCCCGCGCCGACAACGGCTACGGCCTCGAACTGGCCGTCGTGGCCGCCGTGCTGCTCGGTGGCGTGTCCATCTTCGGCGGCAAGGGCACGCTGCCCGGCGTGCTCGCCGGGGTGGTCCTGCTGGCGTCCCTGCAGAACGCGCTGCGCCTGCAGGACGTCTCGAACGAGGCGCTCAACATCGTGACCGGCGTGCTGCTCATCGTGTCGGTCCTGCTGCCCAACATCGTGTCCTCGGCCCGTACGGCGCTCCGGCGCCGGCACCGAGCGACAGCTCCCAGCGCGGTATCCCCAGAAAGGTGA
- the rhaS gene encoding rhamnose ABC transporter substrate-binding protein, whose product MSRRFLTGAVSAGLVLVLAACGGTTKDDSSGSGAQQSTATANPNAAAKEGVKMAFLPKQLNNPYSDIEVSGGKAALGELKGEYKLVGPNDASASSQVSYINTLIQQQQDVIGIAANDPNAVCPSLNQARSAGIKVVAFDSDAAKDCRDVFINQATTQGIGEALAKQAKDLSGGSGEIAVLSATPNATNQNAWIEVLKKELAKPEYASLKLDKVAYGNDDDQKSFQEAQGLLQSFPNLKVIVAPTTVGIAAAARYVSSSSYKGKVAVTGLGTPNQMRAFVKDGTVKQFALWNPADIGYLAAYAGVALKSGQISGKDGEKFKAGKLGDYTIGANGEIVLGPPTTFDANNIDKFNF is encoded by the coding sequence ATGTCCCGACGGTTCCTCACCGGCGCAGTGTCGGCCGGGCTGGTGCTCGTGCTGGCCGCCTGCGGCGGCACCACCAAGGACGACAGCAGCGGCTCCGGCGCGCAGCAGTCGACCGCCACGGCGAACCCCAACGCCGCGGCCAAGGAAGGCGTCAAGATGGCCTTCCTGCCCAAGCAGCTCAACAACCCCTACAGCGACATCGAGGTCAGCGGCGGCAAGGCGGCGCTGGGCGAGCTGAAGGGCGAGTACAAGCTGGTCGGGCCGAACGACGCCAGCGCGTCGTCGCAGGTCAGCTACATCAACACGCTGATCCAGCAGCAGCAGGACGTCATCGGCATCGCCGCGAACGACCCGAACGCCGTGTGCCCGTCGCTCAACCAGGCCCGCAGCGCCGGCATCAAGGTCGTGGCGTTCGACTCCGACGCCGCCAAGGACTGCCGCGACGTCTTCATCAACCAGGCCACCACCCAGGGCATCGGCGAGGCGCTGGCCAAGCAGGCCAAGGACCTCTCGGGTGGGTCCGGTGAGATCGCGGTCCTGTCCGCGACGCCGAACGCCACCAACCAGAACGCCTGGATCGAGGTCCTCAAGAAGGAGCTGGCCAAGCCGGAGTACGCGAGCCTGAAGCTGGACAAGGTCGCCTACGGCAACGACGACGACCAGAAGTCGTTCCAGGAGGCGCAGGGCCTGCTGCAGTCGTTCCCGAACCTCAAGGTGATCGTCGCGCCGACCACGGTCGGCATCGCGGCCGCCGCGCGGTACGTCAGCTCGTCGAGCTACAAGGGCAAGGTCGCGGTGACCGGCCTCGGCACGCCGAACCAGATGCGTGCCTTCGTCAAGGACGGCACGGTCAAGCAGTTCGCGCTGTGGAACCCGGCCGACATCGGCTACCTCGCCGCCTACGCGGGCGTCGCGCTCAAGTCCGGCCAGATCAGCGGCAAGGATGGCGAGAAGTTCAAGGCGGGCAAGCTCGGCGACTACACGATCGGCGCGAACGGCGAGATCGTCCTCGGCCCGCCGACGACGTTCGACGCGAACAACATCGACAAGTTCAACTTCTGA
- a CDS encoding L-rhamnose mutarotase, with protein MPRYCFCLQVRPDRKTEYAQRHRAVWPGMRQALHDTGWRNYSLFLRDDGLLIGYVEADDLEAAQAAMAKTEVNARWQAEMAEFFTGLDGGPPDEGFQLLEEVFHLEPPTVAEGQ; from the coding sequence GTGCCCCGTTACTGCTTTTGCCTGCAGGTGAGGCCGGACCGGAAGACCGAGTACGCGCAGCGCCACCGCGCGGTGTGGCCCGGGATGCGGCAGGCCCTGCACGACACCGGCTGGCGCAACTATTCGCTGTTCCTGCGCGACGACGGCCTCCTGATCGGCTACGTCGAAGCCGACGACCTCGAAGCCGCGCAGGCGGCGATGGCGAAGACCGAGGTCAACGCCCGCTGGCAGGCGGAGATGGCGGAGTTCTTCACCGGCCTCGACGGCGGTCCGCCGGACGAAGGCTTTCAGCTTCTGGAAGAGGTCTTCCACCTCGAACCCCCCACCGTCGCGGAAGGACAGTGA
- the rhaI gene encoding L-rhamnose isomerase has translation MIAVGDLTAVKQALRAQRIETPSWAYANSGTRFKVFPQPGVPRTPEEKIADAATVHRFTGVAPSVALHIPWDKVDDYGALTAFARDLGIEIGAINTNVFQDEDYKLGSVTNPDAGIRRKATDHLLEAISIMDATGSRDLKLWFSDGINYPGQDDIRDRQDRLAVALKETYDRLGDHQRMLLEYKLFEPAFYATDVPDWGTSYAHCIELGEKATVCIDTGHHAPGTNIEFIVAFLLRAGKLGAFDFNSRFYADDDLMVGAADPFQLFRIMYEIVRGDALDPAYGIAFMLDQCHNIEAKIPAIIRSVMNVQEATAKALLVDRDALRTAQQAGDVLAANAVLMDAYNTDVRPLLAELREDSGLDPDPVAAYHRSGYQEKIVAERAGGTQAGWGA, from the coding sequence GTGATCGCCGTGGGCGACTTGACGGCCGTGAAACAGGCCCTGCGGGCCCAGCGCATCGAGACGCCGTCGTGGGCGTATGCGAACTCGGGCACCCGGTTCAAGGTGTTCCCGCAACCCGGCGTCCCGCGGACGCCCGAAGAGAAGATCGCCGACGCCGCGACCGTGCACCGGTTCACCGGGGTCGCCCCGAGCGTCGCGCTGCACATCCCGTGGGACAAGGTCGACGACTACGGCGCGCTGACGGCGTTCGCCCGTGACCTCGGCATCGAGATCGGCGCGATCAACACCAACGTGTTCCAGGACGAGGACTACAAGCTCGGCTCGGTCACCAACCCCGACGCCGGCATCCGCCGGAAGGCCACCGACCACCTGCTCGAGGCCATCTCCATCATGGACGCGACGGGCTCGCGCGACCTCAAGCTGTGGTTCTCCGACGGCATCAACTACCCGGGCCAGGACGACATCCGCGACCGCCAGGACCGGCTGGCCGTGGCGTTGAAGGAGACCTACGACCGGCTCGGCGACCACCAGCGGATGCTGCTGGAGTACAAGCTCTTCGAGCCGGCGTTCTACGCCACCGACGTCCCGGACTGGGGCACGTCCTACGCGCACTGCATCGAGCTGGGGGAGAAGGCGACGGTGTGCATCGACACCGGCCACCACGCCCCCGGCACGAACATCGAGTTCATCGTCGCGTTCCTGCTGCGGGCCGGCAAGCTCGGCGCGTTCGACTTCAACTCGCGCTTCTACGCCGACGACGACCTCATGGTCGGGGCGGCGGACCCGTTCCAGCTGTTCCGGATCATGTACGAGATCGTCCGCGGCGACGCGCTCGACCCGGCGTACGGGATCGCGTTCATGCTCGACCAGTGCCACAACATCGAGGCCAAGATCCCGGCGATCATCCGGTCGGTGATGAACGTCCAGGAGGCCACGGCCAAGGCGCTGCTCGTCGACCGGGACGCGCTGCGCACCGCCCAGCAGGCGGGGGACGTGCTCGCCGCGAACGCCGTGCTGATGGACGCCTACAACACCGACGTCCGGCCGCTGCTGGCCGAGCTGCGCGAGGACTCCGGGCTCGACCCGGACCCCGTCGCGGCCTACCACCGCAGCGGGTACCAGGAGAAGATCGTGGCCGAGCGCGCCGGCGGCACGCAGGCCGGATGGGGAGCATGA